In Pseudofrankia saprophytica, one genomic interval encodes:
- a CDS encoding recombinase family protein: protein MQAILANRRYTGHQVWNKQRKHEELLDVEDVAFGYETKLKWNEKDKWVWSERPAHPAIIDESTFLAAQQRLSTRGPASGRIGTPRTQHPYALRSLLFHQQCGRRMQGKASSATSSRTGAAMTLVPVRPTAARVCSSAAAPRVLATFPPLRTTSNGVSLLKFQRKPRRSRLTCQIVSDRCLVDASS, encoded by the coding sequence GTGCAGGCGATCTTGGCCAACCGTCGATACACCGGCCACCAGGTGTGGAACAAGCAGCGCAAGCATGAGGAGCTACTCGACGTCGAGGACGTCGCCTTCGGCTACGAAACCAAGCTGAAGTGGAACGAGAAGGACAAGTGGGTCTGGTCGGAGCGCCCCGCGCACCCGGCAATCATCGACGAGAGCACCTTCCTCGCCGCCCAGCAGCGCCTCAGCACCCGTGGCCCGGCCTCAGGACGCATCGGTACGCCGCGAACACAGCATCCCTACGCGCTTCGAAGCCTGCTGTTCCACCAGCAGTGCGGCCGGCGCATGCAGGGCAAAGCGAGCTCAGCGACAAGCTCACGAACGGGGGCGGCCATGACGCTGGTGCCGGTCAGGCCGACGGCGGCGAGGGTCTGTTCGTCGGCGGCGGCGCCCAGGGTGCTGGCGACCTTCCCGCCCCTGCGGACCACGTCCAACGGCGTCAGTCTATTGAAGTTTCAACGAAAACCTAGACGGAGTCGCTTGACCTGTCAAATAGTTTCCGATCGTTGCCTTGTTGATGCTTCAAGCTAG
- a CDS encoding MarR family winged helix-turn-helix transcriptional regulator: protein MDAQQPRWLTDEEMQTWLTLARVLIRLPAALDDQLQRDAGISHFEYQVLAMLSGAPERTLRMSALAVFANGSLSRLSHVAGRLEKAGWVRRAPDPTDGRCTLATLTDAGWEKLAAAAPGHVETVRALVFDPLTRAQQRQLGDIGRRISRTVDPDGSDLDRFSG from the coding sequence GTGGACGCGCAGCAGCCGCGCTGGCTGACCGACGAGGAGATGCAGACCTGGCTGACCCTTGCCAGGGTGCTGATCAGGCTTCCCGCCGCACTCGACGACCAGCTCCAGCGGGACGCCGGGATCAGCCACTTCGAGTACCAGGTGCTGGCGATGCTGTCCGGGGCCCCCGAGCGCACCCTGCGCATGAGCGCCCTGGCCGTCTTCGCCAACGGATCACTCTCCCGGCTCTCCCACGTGGCCGGGCGGCTGGAGAAGGCGGGCTGGGTCCGCCGCGCGCCGGACCCCACCGACGGCCGCTGCACCCTGGCAACCCTGACGGACGCGGGCTGGGAGAAACTCGCCGCGGCCGCTCCCGGGCACGTCGAGACGGTCCGCGCTCTGGTCTTCGATCCCCTCACCCGCGCGCAGCAGCGGCAGCTGGGCGACATCGGGCGCCGCATCTCCCGCACCGTCGATCCTGACGGTAGCGACCTCGACAGATTCTCCGGCTGA